CGAGGAAATCCTCGACATGATCAGGGAAGGCGAGATAATTGCCGAGACATCTCTGCGTTTGGGCGAACGTCCCTGGGTGAAGGCGATCGAAATTTCCAATTTCAGAGAGTTGTTTCCTCCGAGTCAAAGAGGATTGCGTCCACCACTGACTGCTATTACACTCCTGGATCAAGAAAAAATCTCCTCCTCCTCGCCCGCGCAGTCCTTTTCCATAGATTTTCAGAAACTCCTGGGATATCCCGTGTCTGAGGGAAAATGGCAAGGCATAGTTGTGTTTGCCGGAATTGCATTCGTCCTTGCATCGGTCCTGTCGTTTAATTTTCTGATTGGCGTACCACTCAACCTGATCGGTTGGAGTATTTTATTCGGGTACCTTTTTACTGTGATGGAACAAAGCAAAACTGCTCCTACAACTCCTCCGCCTGCATGGGATTTCAAAAAAGCCAAAGACCTGATACTCTCGGGTGCGAGAGTATTGGCGGTTTTTGCAGTGTACTCGCTTGTGCCTTTGACAGTGCTCGTTTCTCTTATGATAGCCTTTTTCCTGAACGATATGGCATTATTCGGTTACCTGTCCTTTGTTGTCCTGGTATTGGTGTATTCAGGAACGCTCCTTATCGTTCCCGCCGCGCTCCTGGAATTAGGCAACTCGAAACAGTTGGTTACGGCACTGAATCCAATGAAAGCGATAACTCTGATCAAGAAATCCGGAAAGCCATATCAGGCAATTGCTCTCGTCTCTTTGGCTGCGGGTCTGGCATGCATGATTGCGTCTCTGGCTGCAGTATTTTTGACGGATGTTCCTGTAGCAGGTTTTCTTGTAGCAGGTCTCATTATGGCAGCGGTTTTCTCATACGGTCATTTCATATGGTTTCATATGCTTGGGCGTTTTCTCAATGAGAATTCCAAAATGCTTGTCAGTACGCCTGCTTCTGCATAGCGCATTTCAAAGAATCGGTTGGATTAATGAGGTTCTCCTGCAGATATAGATTATTGGTTACTCCCGTTTTCTTGTGCTCGATTTTCCTTTTCGGACTGGCTGTCCACTGCCGTGCCGAAGGATTTGAGGTATTCGATCTCGTAACCGGCGTGATCGATTCGCCCCACTTCAAAGGCAAAGACCCATTGACAAAATTACGATTGGCAGCAGATCTGCTCCGCAATAAAAAATTGAGACATTCGGATATGACGTTCCTGGTCCTGGACTGGGGCGATCGATATCTTCGAGAGCCCTCCGATCCCATGGAGCGGCTGAGACGGTGGGCGGAGCTCAACAGTGACGACCAGTTGAGTCACCTTCGTATCCCGAGAGACGTGCTCAACCGCATTCTTCTGGCGGAATATCTGGTGGGCCAACCGCAATATATGAATGGCGGTCCGCTTCAGAGACTGGAGATCCTGAAGCAGTTGTCTGAAAGCAATCTGGTGGATTGGTCCGTTTCCCTCGCGTACGCGCGTTTGTACGCCGGAGGTCTCATCAGTGGTGGAAAAACGTACCAGCCCGTCACGCCTCTGGAAGGGCTCACGGCTTTGAAGCAACTCAAAGATAACGGCCTGGTGGGATGGCATTACAAAGTGCCGACCGAGGCAATCCTCGTGGCCGAAGCATTGGCTATGGATAAGGGTTTTCAACAAGCCTCTCCTTACGATCAGCTTTTGAAACTGCGGGATCTCGAACGTAAAGGGCTCATAACCATGCTGACGAAGAAGGAGTTGGAGAAGCTTCCCGCATGGCGAATGTTAATTTCCGAAACGCAATTTCTCAAATCCGATCCAGCAGTGAAAAAGACACGTTTGTCCGAGCTGAAATCTGAAGGGCTCCTTTCTGCATCGACATGGTCCGACCTCGCCACCATTTTTCGACCTGTTCCCCTTGCTACCAACAACGAACATCGGCCAATGCCCCTCCCGGAAAAAACACAGATTCCCGCGAATTAATACTGCACACACTTCCGAACTCAGAGTATAAAGCTGGCGGGCCCACGAAACGGGGACTTGCACTATTCTCTGAATTGAACCTCAGAGCGGAGTTGCTATTTTTGGTCAAACTCGCCAGAATGAAAGAACTCCGTTGGTTTGCAAGCGGGCTCTTAATTATGAGAAAAGGATTATGAGAAAGGAGTCTGAAAGTGTGCGGAATTGCCGGATTTGTCAGTAATCATGAATGGCAGCAGCCGTCAGATTCGTCGTGGCTCGATTCCATTTCACGAGAAATTGAACAATCAGTAGCAGCTCAAAATTGGGAAAACTTTTCTAAGCCGTTGAAGCATATGCTCGATCGATTCGATCAATTGATGTCTTTCGGAATTCATATGCAACTCGTCGAGCAATCACCCGCTCTGCAAAAATGCCGACAGTTGGCCGAAACCCTCGAAAAGGCCTTAAAGGGTATTGAGAGTGTAATGGAACTGAGCGGTCGCTCGGATTTCCTGGAACAAAGGGCAGAAGAAACAAGAGATCTGCTGTGGCAAATTAAGCACGAATTGCTGAACAATGTGGAACGTACTGTCAATTTGCTTCCGGACGATGTGCGATCTTCGGCTCCCCAACGCGCGACTCACTTTGTAGCCTGGGCGATAGAACAGGTCATGGAAAACCTTGACCGTTTGGAAGTCCGGGGCAGGGATTCGGCTGGAATCTCCATACAATGCACTGTGCTCACAGACACGGTCTTGCCTTTTGTTTCCGGACCGTACGCGGGCGACCAGAATAAGGTGAAGAGAACCGTTGAATCCATGTTTTCAGGGGACGGGCGCTTCGTATGCACGTTCATCTACAAAGTTGCAAATTTGGTCGGCAGACTCGGAGACAATACTGCAGGACTGAGAGACGCTATCCGCAACGACACGGATCTCTGGAATATCGCTTCCTTAACCGATCAGGTGAACATCATAGCTCACACCCGATGGGCGTCAAATGGGATCATCAGCATTTCCAACTGTCATCCCGCTGATGGGGTGCTGTGCGGAAAGGAACACCAGGCAACAGTCCGCGACGCGGCGGCTCAATTCGTTCTGAACGGAGACGTAGACAATTACAAAACTCTCGTGGAACAGGTAGTCACTTGCAGAGGATACCAAATAGAGTCTTCAATAACGACAGATGCAAAAATTCTCCCGGTTCTGTACAGACTCGGTACGGATTGGCGTCAAGAGCCTGATAGCCGGTTCGCAGAGGTGATCAACACGTGTGACGGATCGCTCGCCATTGCCATGCAACACCCCCTTCACCCGGAAAATTTGTTCCTGGCACAAAAAGGCAGCGGTCAAAGCCTGTTTCTCGGTAAAGTTGAGGATGGATTGATCCTGGCTTCCGAAGTGTACGGCCTCGCTGCTCGAACAAGACAATCCTATGCGCTTTCCGGAACGGAGAGAGGGGGAACTCTCGTTACCGTCTCTGTCGAAAACCGAGACAACGGAATCGGAGCAGGACGTTTTCTCGATGACGGCAGTCCTTTTATGCTTTCTGCCGAACCCATCTATATTCACAGTAGAGACATATTCCGTGGTTCCTTCAACCACTATTTTGAAAAAGAGATTCATGATGCGCCTTCCAGTGTTCGTAAGACGATCAAGGACAAATACCGAAAAACAGCCAATCGGATAGATTTTGAAATGGACGGTCGAGGAAGCTTCAACCGGCTCCTTTCAAGACTGCGGGACCCGGGTCTTCCTTTGATACGCAGAATTCAGGTTATCGGACAGGGTACTGCTTCTGTTGCAGCCAAAGGCGTGGCATATCTCATCGAACGCGCTCTGGCAAAAACGAGAGTAACCGTCGGCTCGTGCAAGGCCTCGGAAATGTCGGGGTTTCTCTCGGAAGAGCCTCTTGCGGACATGCTGCTGATCGCCATTTCCCAGAGCGGCACAACGACCGATACCAACCGGACCGTTGATGTCGCCGGCGCTCAAGGCGCGTGGATTCATGCGATCGTCAACAGGAGAAACTCTCCACTGGTCTCGAAATCCAACAGCCATCTGTATACGAGCGACGGACGCGATGTGGAAATGGCTGTGGCATCCACAAAAGCATTCTATTCTCAAATTGCCGCGGGGAAACTCACCGCTCTGCTATTGGCTCAGGAATTCGGGAGCATGCCTGAAGAGGACATCTTTCAGGAAATACTCGAACTCGAGAGACTTCCGTTGGAAATCGAATGGGTGCTCAAACAAACGGATTTCATCCGAGACTGCGCCGAAAAATATGGTCCCAGCAGCCGGAACTGGGCACTCGTGGGGAATGGACCGAATAAGATCGCGGCTGATGAGATTCGTATAAAGCTGAGCGAACTCTGCTACAAATCCATACCCTGCGACTACACAGAAGATAAAAAACATATCGATCTCTCGACAGAACCACTCACCCTGGTGGTCGCCAACGATTTGCCGGACCGACTGGTCCAGGATACTGCGAAAGAAGTGGCTATTTTCAAGGCACACAACGGTAAACCCATCGTGCTTGCCGCAAAGGGTGAGGGACGATTCAACTCCTATGCAGAGAGGGTCATTGAAGTTCCCACAATGGATGCAGGTCTGGCCTTCGTCCCCGCAACGGTTGCGGGCCATCTCTGGGGATTCCACGCAGCCCGGGCGATCGATTCCAGAGCCGACGAACTCAGACAGGTGCGCTCTTTGCTCACGGAATTTCTGGAGCAACCGGAATCGTGGAATCTGGCTTCGCTCCGTTCCAGGATGAATAAAATATTGGCACTTATCGCATCCGAGGAGATGAATGCTGCACTGCCGGCTTCATCTGTCGCTGGTCTGGCTGCATACATGGCCAGGTTGGATCCGCTGACCCAGTCCGGTGAATATGTGCGGGAAGAAATCGAAAACGGTATCCTCATCCTCAACAAAGCTATAGAAGAATTAACCCGGCCTGTTGACACTATTCGGCATCAGGCAAAAACGGTTACTGTTGGTATTTCAAGACCATTGGAATTGCTGCCGAGATTGATAACCAAAGCTTTGGACAAACTGGCTGCATTGCCGGATCAAATTCGTGAGCAGGATCGTCGGATTTTACGCCTCGTATCCCCCATGATTTCCCAGATTATCGGGGGAATGCATTACAAAATCGTAAAGACGATCGATGGCGCGCCGGTGGGGCTGGCAGGGAGTGCTCCGTGGATTCAGGCAATGGAAAAATTCGGTTTTTGCAGTGGAAGATCTTCCAGGTACGATACTCCCCGCGCTATCGGTGGTAGCAAGAGAACCACCCTGCGAATGGAGCGTTTGATCTGGAACTCGGGCTCCGACGGTCAGGAGAATCTTCTGCTCTTGCCCTTGTTCAATGAAGAACTCGGGGATTGCACAGGGATTCTGCTGTTCCATCTGGATTTTGTGCCTCAGGCTTCTGTGAAGCAAAAGCTTGCCGTTCTTCAGGGCATGGGAAATCGATATCACGACTTTATCGAACGCTTGGAAGAATTGTCTTCGCCTGCAGATCTGGAAGACGTGCTTGAAAAGATTTCTCCTCGAGACCTGATACTTGCACCCGTTGAAAAGGTGCTCGGTCCTATGACGATTCCTCATGTGAAAGTTTTGACCTGATACAAGGTAATCAGAGAATAAAATCGGGGATGAATTTCTTGTACGAAGTTCGTCCCCGAACCCATCTGCAGAACTTTTCTCACTCGCCTGAACCCAATTACCGCATAATTGGCCAACTAGTACAAATGCACAATTCCTCCGTAAAGAAGTAGTCCCGTCCAATCCTGAGCTTTGAAAGCGCATTCCTACGAATTGATTTCTTCCTTCTTGTCTTTGCTTTATGGGGTTGATGTCTGCGGGTAAAACGCTTGACAATTTTATGAAAAAAATATATAAGAAACTAGTAGCTTAATGAACAACCTTCAACCATTTTATAGAAAATAGGTTGCGGAGGCCGTTGATGCTGAATAAATTCAGATTCCTGACACTGTCGGCCGTCGTCGCGCTCTCACTTACCCTGGGATACAGCGCTCAGGCTTTCGAGATCTTTCCGCGGCCAGAAGATCAATATACTGTCCAAAGAGGCGATACTCTTTACGGACTGGCCGAAGGCTTCTACGGAAATTCGGCATTGTGGCCCTTCCTGTGGAATCAAAATCCGGCAATCCACATACGGGAAGGCAGCGCCGCGCCTGAGAATCAGGCCCTGGTCCCGGGAACAAAGGTGAATCTTTTCCACAAGAGATATCCCTACGGAGCCATGAATCAAACGTATAATCCACCAACCGGTGTGCCGGAAGAAGTGAGATTTGTCATCCGAAAAGTACCACTGGAAGGTATTCCGTACGACAAGAAGTATTTTCGGTACAAGCTCAGCCCTCGGCCCATCCAGTTATGGGGATATATTGTCACATCTCCGGACGAAAACAAAACCTGGTACCTGGAGCGAGATCTTGTTTACATCCGTTTCCGTCCCAGCAAGAAGCAGGCTATTCTCGTAGGAGATAGGTTCGGGGTGTATCGTGATACAGGGCCCATAACTCATCCCATCAACACGGAGCGGAACATCGGGTGGCTAACCCAGTTGGTGGGCGAGGTCGAAGTCATCAGCACGGGCCATGATCTTGTCACTGCGATCATTCTCGAGAGCTATATGGAACTCGCCAAGGGAGACAAGATTTGTCTGTTCACCCCTCGTGACCGCCAGATCGTACCCTCAAAAACTCACCGGTTGCTAACGGGAACCATTCTAACTCTCGCAAGGCACGAAACCTGTTCGCTTATGGTACCCGGCGGATTGGAAAACGATGTGGTGTTCATCGATCGAGGCGAATGCGACGGAATGAAAGAAGGCATGCTTTTAAGCATTTATCGTCCAGCATTGCCGGTTCCAGATCCCTATTTTCCCAATCGGCGTGTCACTACTCCGGACGCATTTGTCGGAGAGGGAATGGTCCTCAAAGCTTTCGAGAAGAACTCCACTGTTCTGATTACCCGTTCGAGAGAAGAAATCTGGCCGGGACAAATCATCAAAACTGTTTCAGACTGAAAAATCCCTCGAATCTCGTCTAATACCGATTTGGTTTCAAAGTTAGACAAAAATCCCCTCTAACCCCCCTTTAATAAAGGGGGGAATGGGGGGATTTTGAATGCAAATTGATATAACATCAGGATTCCTGAGACCCATGAGGGTTTGAGGAATCCTTTTGTTTTTAATGCCGGATCGAGTAGGGGTCCCGCGACACGCGGGATGGGTGCCTCGTAGCGACCGGCCTCCGTGCCGGTGATTCCGGGCGAGCTACAATTTAATCCTAGTTCTCACGGTTTTACCTCTTTATTTGAGGCAAGAGGGCTTTTTCATATACTCTGTAAAGCTTTGTCTTGGAGATTCCGTGGTCGACCGTGTCCCACGGGAAAATCTCGCCCGATTCGCGTTCTCTGAATGCAAGAAAGTCCAGTTCCGTGCCACGTCCGATGTTTTTCATGACCGGTCTTTCCGATGACTCTGCCAACAGCATATCAGCAATACGCCTATCTCCTCTGGAAAGGATAGCCTGAATACGGGCATCACGGACAGATTCCTGCCGCAGCACCACATTGGGCACTTTCGCAAGGGCTTTCCGGAGGCTGTCGATTCGTTTCTTGAGCACCGATACTGGAGCCATTGCCGCCCATTGAAATGGAGTCCAGGGTTTGGGCACGAATGGATTCACTTGTACCGCGATGGTACCGATCCTTTTGAGAGGTTTGGAAGCCTCGACGAACACTTTTCGGCATTCAAGCACAAAATCGGAAATGAAATCAACATCTTCATCAGTTTCCGTCGGCAATCCGATCATAAAATAAAACCGGATATTGGGAATACCGGCCGATACCAAAAGCTCTACCAGCTCCAGAAAACGTTCGGACGGGATTTCTTTACCTATTACGCTCTTTAGTCTCGGAGAAGCCGTCTCGGGTGCAAGTGTCGCTGTCTTTTGTCCGGTACGGGCCATAAGTTCCGCTATTTCACGTGAAACACCCTCAGGTCGTATGGAAGATAAAGAAAATCTGCCGCCGGCATCCACTATGGTTCGCAGCATGTGTTTCAGCCTCGGATGGCCGGCCAAATCCGATCCGACAAGGCCGATTCCTTTCCCTGTCGCAAGGGCTTCATCAATTTGATTTTTCAATGGGGTAAGTTCTGCATAGCGGACAGGAAGATGAATCCATCCGGACGCGCAGAACCGGCATCCTCTTCCGCACCCTCGGTTAGTTTCAATCAACAGATCGTTTCCAAATTCCGCTTCAGGCGAGAATAGCACCGACACCGGCACAGAGGATTCTTTGCCTCTACGCTTCACGGCTGCAACTCGTTCGGGAAATCCGGATTCGACCACGATTTCTTCTATCGATCCGTCGTTGCGAAAGCGATAGTGATAAGCCTCCGGCACATAAGCTCCCGGAACAGTGCGAAATACCTCACGAAATTCCCGTGCGTCGGGAATACCATTGGTGAAGAGATCTGCTATTGCGGATGCCAAGCCATTTTCCTGTACGGTCTCGTCCGGTATCTCACCTATGAAGGCCATATCCAGGAACTCTGCCAACGGCTCCGGATTCATGGACACTGACACTCCGCCGGCAATCACAAGAGGATCGCCTCGAGTTCGATCTTTGCGCAACGGTGGAATCCCGGAAGCACGCAGCATATACGGAACATATGGATAATCGTTTTCAAACGGCACACTAAACGCTATCAAGGGATAATCCCTCAGAGGTCTGCCGGTTTCTTCAGATAGGATGCGAGACTCGGGCTTTCTGCTGTCCGGCGGATCAGGGACAAAGAAGCGCTCCGCAGCAATCAGCGGGTGCGCATTCATCACGTGATATACATGCTGAAACCCGAGATTACCCATGCCCACCCGGTATGAATTCGGATACACGAGCGCAACAGGGATTGCCTTCCCTCTCGGTTTGCGTACGGCTCCTCGTTCTTGTGATCTGGTCATGCTTGAAGTGTAAACCAAACAGTTAGCGTGTTAAAGCTCAAGAGATGGTCTAAAGTCTACCTGGCTCAAGATATCACGGGAACCATGCAATCTGTTTGCCGATCAGCTTGTTTTTGGTCGGCATGCAAAAGAGTGAAAAACCGGAAAGTTAAGAAGAAGATATTGTAACACAGACCTTCGTGGCACGGTATTGACAAGAGCGCGCGGTATGATAAACTGTAACAAAAGAGGGAAAGCTTGACAGTAGGCGTCTTAATTGAGATAATTTTCATTTTCTATGTCCAAAAAATCCTGCATTTTTGAAATTCCATCAGCGGGTACTCTAAAAGGTTTGAATTGTGCACCCAGTAATAGAGAATTGGAGCATTGTTGTCGCGGGTGTCTGGAACACAGCCATCTTCTCTCCTCCGTGGATGGGGGGGAAACTCAAAGAACTGTTTGGGTACACACACGTCAGCTTGGAGTTCATGACAGACCAGCGTGGCACACAGGTGAATTTTTCAACTGACCATTTTATTGTGAATCCACAGCCATCTGCTCTTATAGTTGCCATGAAACAGATCGACGACAAGAGTCTGTTGTGGGCGGAGCAACTGGTGGAAGACCTTCTGCGGACGCTACCCCACACACCCGTGAGCGCCTTTGGTCTTAATTTTGCCTTCACGGATGAAGCACTCAACTCGGAGTTGATTTCCCTTTTTCGACTCAGTGATGCTGATCGATTGGCAGAGAATAACTACAGGACCACAAGTCTTTCCATTCAACGTTCATTACAACTGGATGACGCAAAACTGAATGCAATGCTAACTATGACTGAGGACGATTCATTGTCCGTTCGCCTGAATTTTCATCATGACGTGGCGAATGCAGAAGAAGCGTGGACGCGCTTAACTGGTCGTACGCTTCTGTACAAAGCTGACGGTTTGAATTTTCTTCAGAATGTCTATGGATTGAGAGTAAAGGGAACGCTATGACTACTATACCAGAAAGACACACAACCGGTACTCTGCAGGAAAATCCGCGAAAGAGCGTGAGTTGTTCCAAGACTATTGATCTTGAAATATTCCAAAAGCCAAGCCTTCTGAGTTCCTGTACTACGCGAACAGTCGGAGTTAATGACAAAGCAGTAGCGTTCACCGTAACTACTCGGAAAGATCGAATTGCTGTTCCGTTGG
The sequence above is a segment of the Desulfomonile tiedjei DSM 6799 genome. Coding sequences within it:
- a CDS encoding SIS domain-containing protein; the protein is MCGIAGFVSNHEWQQPSDSSWLDSISREIEQSVAAQNWENFSKPLKHMLDRFDQLMSFGIHMQLVEQSPALQKCRQLAETLEKALKGIESVMELSGRSDFLEQRAEETRDLLWQIKHELLNNVERTVNLLPDDVRSSAPQRATHFVAWAIEQVMENLDRLEVRGRDSAGISIQCTVLTDTVLPFVSGPYAGDQNKVKRTVESMFSGDGRFVCTFIYKVANLVGRLGDNTAGLRDAIRNDTDLWNIASLTDQVNIIAHTRWASNGIISISNCHPADGVLCGKEHQATVRDAAAQFVLNGDVDNYKTLVEQVVTCRGYQIESSITTDAKILPVLYRLGTDWRQEPDSRFAEVINTCDGSLAIAMQHPLHPENLFLAQKGSGQSLFLGKVEDGLILASEVYGLAARTRQSYALSGTERGGTLVTVSVENRDNGIGAGRFLDDGSPFMLSAEPIYIHSRDIFRGSFNHYFEKEIHDAPSSVRKTIKDKYRKTANRIDFEMDGRGSFNRLLSRLRDPGLPLIRRIQVIGQGTASVAAKGVAYLIERALAKTRVTVGSCKASEMSGFLSEEPLADMLLIAISQSGTTTDTNRTVDVAGAQGAWIHAIVNRRNSPLVSKSNSHLYTSDGRDVEMAVASTKAFYSQIAAGKLTALLLAQEFGSMPEEDIFQEILELERLPLEIEWVLKQTDFIRDCAEKYGPSSRNWALVGNGPNKIAADEIRIKLSELCYKSIPCDYTEDKKHIDLSTEPLTLVVANDLPDRLVQDTAKEVAIFKAHNGKPIVLAAKGEGRFNSYAERVIEVPTMDAGLAFVPATVAGHLWGFHAARAIDSRADELRQVRSLLTEFLEQPESWNLASLRSRMNKILALIASEEMNAALPASSVAGLAAYMARLDPLTQSGEYVREEIENGILILNKAIEELTRPVDTIRHQAKTVTVGISRPLELLPRLITKALDKLAALPDQIREQDRRILRLVSPMISQIIGGMHYKIVKTIDGAPVGLAGSAPWIQAMEKFGFCSGRSSRYDTPRAIGGSKRTTLRMERLIWNSGSDGQENLLLLPLFNEELGDCTGILLFHLDFVPQASVKQKLAVLQGMGNRYHDFIERLEELSSPADLEDVLEKISPRDLILAPVEKVLGPMTIPHVKVLT
- a CDS encoding radical SAM protein encodes the protein MTRSQERGAVRKPRGKAIPVALVYPNSYRVGMGNLGFQHVYHVMNAHPLIAAERFFVPDPPDSRKPESRILSEETGRPLRDYPLIAFSVPFENDYPYVPYMLRASGIPPLRKDRTRGDPLVIAGGVSVSMNPEPLAEFLDMAFIGEIPDETVQENGLASAIADLFTNGIPDAREFREVFRTVPGAYVPEAYHYRFRNDGSIEEIVVESGFPERVAAVKRRGKESSVPVSVLFSPEAEFGNDLLIETNRGCGRGCRFCASGWIHLPVRYAELTPLKNQIDEALATGKGIGLVGSDLAGHPRLKHMLRTIVDAGGRFSLSSIRPEGVSREIAELMARTGQKTATLAPETASPRLKSVIGKEIPSERFLELVELLVSAGIPNIRFYFMIGLPTETDEDVDFISDFVLECRKVFVEASKPLKRIGTIAVQVNPFVPKPWTPFQWAAMAPVSVLKKRIDSLRKALAKVPNVVLRQESVRDARIQAILSRGDRRIADMLLAESSERPVMKNIGRGTELDFLAFRERESGEIFPWDTVDHGISKTKLYRVYEKALLPQIKR
- a CDS encoding LysM peptidoglycan-binding domain-containing protein, which produces MLNKFRFLTLSAVVALSLTLGYSAQAFEIFPRPEDQYTVQRGDTLYGLAEGFYGNSALWPFLWNQNPAIHIREGSAAPENQALVPGTKVNLFHKRYPYGAMNQTYNPPTGVPEEVRFVIRKVPLEGIPYDKKYFRYKLSPRPIQLWGYIVTSPDENKTWYLERDLVYIRFRPSKKQAILVGDRFGVYRDTGPITHPINTERNIGWLTQLVGEVEVISTGHDLVTAIILESYMELAKGDKICLFTPRDRQIVPSKTHRLLTGTILTLARHETCSLMVPGGLENDVVFIDRGECDGMKEGMLLSIYRPALPVPDPYFPNRRVTTPDAFVGEGMVLKAFEKNSTVLITRSREEIWPGQIIKTVSD
- a CDS encoding DUF4013 domain-containing protein, whose product is MEKKEARIKCSGCGTSFKLRIPVTDKPVSFKCKKCGKVLKIKVVSNEEPPPPPEKLEFETSQLPELENYHDTPSPPTNLRPPSLVESHFFAQAVEHPPPSADSKRRWLMLADEMVKGPFTDEEILDMIREGEIIAETSLRLGERPWVKAIEISNFRELFPPSQRGLRPPLTAITLLDQEKISSSSPAQSFSIDFQKLLGYPVSEGKWQGIVVFAGIAFVLASVLSFNFLIGVPLNLIGWSILFGYLFTVMEQSKTAPTTPPPAWDFKKAKDLILSGARVLAVFAVYSLVPLTVLVSLMIAFFLNDMALFGYLSFVVLVLVYSGTLLIVPAALLELGNSKQLVTALNPMKAITLIKKSGKPYQAIALVSLAAGLACMIASLAAVFLTDVPVAGFLVAGLIMAAVFSYGHFIWFHMLGRFLNENSKMLVSTPASA